A DNA window from Amphiprion ocellaris isolate individual 3 ecotype Okinawa chromosome 8, ASM2253959v1, whole genome shotgun sequence contains the following coding sequences:
- the cdk16 gene encoding cyclin-dependent kinase 16 isoform X1 — protein sequence MERMRKIKRQLSLTLGRGGARGGGGDRSLSDSISQDVTSHSDSEVASLRSSGGLKVRGSSPSVQSLIQSYSSSLRKPRGLGRSLSSYLNHTTRLEIVHEDVKMSSDGESDPASSSDDVQSPVRVRMRNKKISTEDINKRLSLPADIRLPDDYLEKFNVIGPALFEQPISRRLRRVSLSEIGFGKLETYIKLDKLGEGTYATVYKGRSKLTENLVALKEIRLEHEEGAPCTAIREVSLLKDLKHANIVTLHDIIHTQKSLTLVFEYLDKDLKQYLDDCGNTIHMHNVKLFLFQLLRGLSYCHRRKVLHRDLKPQNLLINERGELKLADFGLARAKSIPTKTYSNEVVTLWYRPPDILLGSTDYSTHIDMWGVGCIFYEMATGRPLFPGSTVEEELHFIFKLLGTPTESSWPGISSNEEFVSFNYPQYRAERLSNHTPRLSSDGVELLSKFLQFEGKKRVSADHAMSHHYFSHFGNRVMSLSDTTSIFSLPEIHLERETTRPPAAPEPANSPTRRRSLLF from the exons AtggagaggatgaggaagatCAAGCGGCAGCTGTCACTCACTCTGGGGAGGGGCGGAGCCAGAGGAGGAGGCGGGGATAGGTCGCTGAGTGacagcatcagtcaggacgtGACATCACACAGCGACTCAG AGGTGGCGTCTCTCCGTTCCTCTGGAGGTCTGAAGGTTCGAGGTTCTTCTCCTTCAGTTCAGTCTCTGATTCAGTCCTACAGCAGCTCTCTGAGGAAACCTCGAGGTCTCGGTCGCAGCCTGAGCTCCTACCTGAACCACACCACCAGACTGG AGATCGTCCATGAAGATGTGAAGATGAGTTCAGATGGAGAAAGTGATCCAGCTTCTTCTTCAGATGATGTTCAGAGTCCAGTTAGAGTCCGAATGAGGAACAAGAAGATCTCCACAGAG GACATCAACAAACGTCTGTCCTTACCTGCCGACATCCGTCTCCCTGACGACTACCTGGAGAAGTTTAATGTGATTGGTCCGGCTTTGTTTGAGCAGCCAATCAGCAGGCGGCTGCGTCGGGTGTCTTTG tcaGAAATTGGTTTTGGGAAACTGGAGACATACATCAAACTGGACAAACTGGGAGAG GGAACCTATGCTACGGTGTATAAAGGTCGCAGTAAGCTGACGGAGAACCTTGTTGCTCTGAAAGAGATCCGACTGGAACATGAAGAAGGAGCTCCGTGTACTGCGATCAGAGAAG TGTCTCTGCTGAAGGATCTGAAACATGCCAACATCGTCACGCTTCATGACATCATTCACACGCAGAAATCCCTCACACTGGTGTTCGAATACCTg gacAAAGATCTGAAACAGTACCTGGATGACTGTGGAAACACCATCCACATGCACAACGTCAAG CTCTTCCTGTTCCAGCTGCTTAGAGGTTTGTCCTACTGTCACCGCAGGAAGGTTCTCCATCGAGACCTGAAGCCTCAGAACCTGCTGATCAACGAGAGAGGAGAACTCAAACTGGCTGACTTTG GTCTGGCTCGAGCTAAGTCCATCCCCACTAAGACGTACTCTAATGAGGTGGTGACTCTGTGGTATCGACCTCCAGACATCCTGCTGGGCAGCACCGACTACTCCACACACATCGACATGTG gGGTGTGGGCTGTATCTTCTATGAGATGGCGACAGGCCGTCCTCTGTTTCCTGGGTCTACGGTTGAGGAGGAACTTCACTTCATCTTCAAACTGCTTG GAACTCCCACTGAGAGCAGCTGGCCTGGAATCAGCTCTAACGAAGAGTTTGTGTCCTTTAATTACCCACAATACCGAGCAGAGAGGCTGAGCAACCACACACCCAG GCTGAGCAGTGACGGAGTGGAGCTGCTGTCAAAGTTC CTGCAGTTTGAAGGGAAGAAGAGGGTCTCAGCTGACCACGCCATGAGTCACCATTACTTCAGTCACTTTGGAAACAGAGTGATGTCACTTTCTGACA CAACGTCCATCTTCAGCCTGCCAGAGATTCACCTGGAGAGAGAAACAACGAGGCCACCGGCAGCACCTGAGCCAG caAACAGTCCAACCAGGAGGCGGAGCCTGCTGTTCTGA
- the cdk16 gene encoding cyclin-dependent kinase 16 isoform X2, producing MERMRKIKRQLSLTLGRGGARGGGGDRSLSDSISQDVTSHSDSEIVHEDVKMSSDGESDPASSSDDVQSPVRVRMRNKKISTEDINKRLSLPADIRLPDDYLEKFNVIGPALFEQPISRRLRRVSLSEIGFGKLETYIKLDKLGEGTYATVYKGRSKLTENLVALKEIRLEHEEGAPCTAIREVSLLKDLKHANIVTLHDIIHTQKSLTLVFEYLDKDLKQYLDDCGNTIHMHNVKLFLFQLLRGLSYCHRRKVLHRDLKPQNLLINERGELKLADFGLARAKSIPTKTYSNEVVTLWYRPPDILLGSTDYSTHIDMWGVGCIFYEMATGRPLFPGSTVEEELHFIFKLLGTPTESSWPGISSNEEFVSFNYPQYRAERLSNHTPRLSSDGVELLSKFLQFEGKKRVSADHAMSHHYFSHFGNRVMSLSDTTSIFSLPEIHLERETTRPPAAPEPANSPTRRRSLLF from the exons AtggagaggatgaggaagatCAAGCGGCAGCTGTCACTCACTCTGGGGAGGGGCGGAGCCAGAGGAGGAGGCGGGGATAGGTCGCTGAGTGacagcatcagtcaggacgtGACATCACACAGCGACTCAG AGATCGTCCATGAAGATGTGAAGATGAGTTCAGATGGAGAAAGTGATCCAGCTTCTTCTTCAGATGATGTTCAGAGTCCAGTTAGAGTCCGAATGAGGAACAAGAAGATCTCCACAGAG GACATCAACAAACGTCTGTCCTTACCTGCCGACATCCGTCTCCCTGACGACTACCTGGAGAAGTTTAATGTGATTGGTCCGGCTTTGTTTGAGCAGCCAATCAGCAGGCGGCTGCGTCGGGTGTCTTTG tcaGAAATTGGTTTTGGGAAACTGGAGACATACATCAAACTGGACAAACTGGGAGAG GGAACCTATGCTACGGTGTATAAAGGTCGCAGTAAGCTGACGGAGAACCTTGTTGCTCTGAAAGAGATCCGACTGGAACATGAAGAAGGAGCTCCGTGTACTGCGATCAGAGAAG TGTCTCTGCTGAAGGATCTGAAACATGCCAACATCGTCACGCTTCATGACATCATTCACACGCAGAAATCCCTCACACTGGTGTTCGAATACCTg gacAAAGATCTGAAACAGTACCTGGATGACTGTGGAAACACCATCCACATGCACAACGTCAAG CTCTTCCTGTTCCAGCTGCTTAGAGGTTTGTCCTACTGTCACCGCAGGAAGGTTCTCCATCGAGACCTGAAGCCTCAGAACCTGCTGATCAACGAGAGAGGAGAACTCAAACTGGCTGACTTTG GTCTGGCTCGAGCTAAGTCCATCCCCACTAAGACGTACTCTAATGAGGTGGTGACTCTGTGGTATCGACCTCCAGACATCCTGCTGGGCAGCACCGACTACTCCACACACATCGACATGTG gGGTGTGGGCTGTATCTTCTATGAGATGGCGACAGGCCGTCCTCTGTTTCCTGGGTCTACGGTTGAGGAGGAACTTCACTTCATCTTCAAACTGCTTG GAACTCCCACTGAGAGCAGCTGGCCTGGAATCAGCTCTAACGAAGAGTTTGTGTCCTTTAATTACCCACAATACCGAGCAGAGAGGCTGAGCAACCACACACCCAG GCTGAGCAGTGACGGAGTGGAGCTGCTGTCAAAGTTC CTGCAGTTTGAAGGGAAGAAGAGGGTCTCAGCTGACCACGCCATGAGTCACCATTACTTCAGTCACTTTGGAAACAGAGTGATGTCACTTTCTGACA CAACGTCCATCTTCAGCCTGCCAGAGATTCACCTGGAGAGAGAAACAACGAGGCCACCGGCAGCACCTGAGCCAG caAACAGTCCAACCAGGAGGCGGAGCCTGCTGTTCTGA
- the cdk16 gene encoding cyclin-dependent kinase 16 isoform X3, with product MSSDGESDPASSSDDVQSPVRVRMRNKKISTEDINKRLSLPADIRLPDDYLEKFNVIGPALFEQPISRRLRRVSLSEIGFGKLETYIKLDKLGEGTYATVYKGRSKLTENLVALKEIRLEHEEGAPCTAIREVSLLKDLKHANIVTLHDIIHTQKSLTLVFEYLDKDLKQYLDDCGNTIHMHNVKLFLFQLLRGLSYCHRRKVLHRDLKPQNLLINERGELKLADFGLARAKSIPTKTYSNEVVTLWYRPPDILLGSTDYSTHIDMWGVGCIFYEMATGRPLFPGSTVEEELHFIFKLLGTPTESSWPGISSNEEFVSFNYPQYRAERLSNHTPRLSSDGVELLSKFLQFEGKKRVSADHAMSHHYFSHFGNRVMSLSDTTSIFSLPEIHLERETTRPPAAPEPANSPTRRRSLLF from the exons ATGAGTTCAGATGGAGAAAGTGATCCAGCTTCTTCTTCAGATGATGTTCAGAGTCCAGTTAGAGTCCGAATGAGGAACAAGAAGATCTCCACAGAG GACATCAACAAACGTCTGTCCTTACCTGCCGACATCCGTCTCCCTGACGACTACCTGGAGAAGTTTAATGTGATTGGTCCGGCTTTGTTTGAGCAGCCAATCAGCAGGCGGCTGCGTCGGGTGTCTTTG tcaGAAATTGGTTTTGGGAAACTGGAGACATACATCAAACTGGACAAACTGGGAGAG GGAACCTATGCTACGGTGTATAAAGGTCGCAGTAAGCTGACGGAGAACCTTGTTGCTCTGAAAGAGATCCGACTGGAACATGAAGAAGGAGCTCCGTGTACTGCGATCAGAGAAG TGTCTCTGCTGAAGGATCTGAAACATGCCAACATCGTCACGCTTCATGACATCATTCACACGCAGAAATCCCTCACACTGGTGTTCGAATACCTg gacAAAGATCTGAAACAGTACCTGGATGACTGTGGAAACACCATCCACATGCACAACGTCAAG CTCTTCCTGTTCCAGCTGCTTAGAGGTTTGTCCTACTGTCACCGCAGGAAGGTTCTCCATCGAGACCTGAAGCCTCAGAACCTGCTGATCAACGAGAGAGGAGAACTCAAACTGGCTGACTTTG GTCTGGCTCGAGCTAAGTCCATCCCCACTAAGACGTACTCTAATGAGGTGGTGACTCTGTGGTATCGACCTCCAGACATCCTGCTGGGCAGCACCGACTACTCCACACACATCGACATGTG gGGTGTGGGCTGTATCTTCTATGAGATGGCGACAGGCCGTCCTCTGTTTCCTGGGTCTACGGTTGAGGAGGAACTTCACTTCATCTTCAAACTGCTTG GAACTCCCACTGAGAGCAGCTGGCCTGGAATCAGCTCTAACGAAGAGTTTGTGTCCTTTAATTACCCACAATACCGAGCAGAGAGGCTGAGCAACCACACACCCAG GCTGAGCAGTGACGGAGTGGAGCTGCTGTCAAAGTTC CTGCAGTTTGAAGGGAAGAAGAGGGTCTCAGCTGACCACGCCATGAGTCACCATTACTTCAGTCACTTTGGAAACAGAGTGATGTCACTTTCTGACA CAACGTCCATCTTCAGCCTGCCAGAGATTCACCTGGAGAGAGAAACAACGAGGCCACCGGCAGCACCTGAGCCAG caAACAGTCCAACCAGGAGGCGGAGCCTGCTGTTCTGA
- the LOC129349472 gene encoding circumsporozoite protein-like, producing the protein MTIGPPRTTAAGVGQPGGVGRGLMEAIYWHRTDKQQEGDSAAALLETFEDESLSTCEACSTSVMEPPAPLPPLQHQLRHQYQLGHRSCQHQRNSNVLSPARGKGATENWTFLAYLWRCRLRRSGVIPSMMRTSSCSSARQERMRRPCSGGDGPECCLQPVIPGCAGAAGAGSAGAAGAGSAGSAGAAGSGSAVAAGSGSAGAAGAAGAGSAGCAGAAGSGSAGAGSAGSAGAAGSGSAGAAGSGSAGAAGSSSAGAAGAGSAGSAGAGSVGSAGIAEAGSAGSTGAAEAGSAESAGAAEAGSAGSAGVAGAGSGQPASVSESTSHRLEIYRCWSYN; encoded by the exons atgactattggtccaccaaggaccacagcggccggcgtgggtcaaccaggaggtgttggaagaggtttaatggaagctatttactggcaccgcaccgacaagcaacaggagggagactcagctgctgcattattggagacgttcgaggacg aatccctttccacatgcgaagcctgctccacctccgtcatggagcccccagctcccctgcctcctctccagcaccagcttcgacaccagtaccagctcggacaccgatcctgtcaacatcaacgtaacagcaacgtcttatcaccg gcaagaggaaaaggggccacagaaaattggaccttcctagcatacttgtggagatgcaggctgaggaggagtggagtcattcccagcatgatgagaacatccagttgctcctcagcgaggcaagagagaatgaggcGGCCTTGCAgtggaggagatggcccagaatgctgccttcaaccagtcattcctgggtgtgctggggcagctggagcaggcagtgctggggcagctggggcaggcagtgctgggtctgctggggcagctgggtcAGGCAGTGCTGTGGCAGCTGGGTCAGGcagtgctggggcagctggggcagctggagcaggcagtgctgggtgtgctggggcagctgggtcaggcagtgctggggcaggcagtgctgggtctgctggggcagctgggtcaggcagtgctggggcagctgggtcaggcagtgctggggcagctgggtcAAGcagtgctggggcagctggggcaggcagtgctgggtctGCTGGGGCAGGCAGTGTTGGGTCTGCTGGGATAGCTGAGGCAGGTAGTGCTGGGTCTACTGGGGCAGCTGAGGCAGGTAGTGCTGAGTCTGCTGGGGCAGCTGAGGCAGGTAGTGCTGGGTCTGCTGGGGtagctggggcaggcagtgggcagccggcgagtgtgagcgagtccacctcccatagacttgagatttacaggt